Below is a genomic region from Ostrea edulis chromosome 10, xbOstEdul1.1, whole genome shotgun sequence.
CACACTTTTCAATCCTTCCATCGCCGTAAAATGGTTGAAACATTACCAAAGATGGCGTTCAACCTCAATAAATAAATGAACCAATCCAGCAAGTCGGTACCATATGACGGATATACATGTGGATGCTATATAAATTGAAAGCagcaatatattttataattacatGTGATCTTGAGTACATTTATTcatatacttgtatatacatgtgcattcTGACATGTGGAAAAAAAGTGTAGAATTTTCGCTGCTGATGTGTAAAAATATTAGTGTTTAGAGCcttaattttagaaaaatgtatttgatttaGAACAACTGAACACTGTCATGTAACACTTGTGGAACCCTATTGTGTCAGAGTCGAGTCGGCTCAAAGGATTTAGTTAAACCTTATTGAAACCTTATTGTGTAAGTCTAAAGTGGATCGGTTATTTCTACGTTACCTCGATCCGTTTTATAGATGTAATCCCTAGTTTCCTCGTTGTTTTTATATCAATGTGTAATATTTCTTCTGGGATATcgtgaaatattgaaaattagcCTGCAGGGAAAATaagtctgtatacatgtattttctgttTTACAGTCCTACTGTCGATCGCGGAGTCTCTATTGTTCGGTGGTATTCAATTTGGATGGAGCTCACtggtttttgtttacaaagaaATTGGACTATATGGAAACCTGTGCCCTGGTAATCAAACCAGGTACCAATCAGAATCATGTCCAAAACAGGAGGAATATCTCAATATGTTCTTTAGTATAGCCACAGCCCTATTATTTATTACGTCCATTGTGGTTGGGTTTATTCATCATAGACTAGGAACAACCAAGTGCAGGCTTCTGTTCATGTAAGTGCAACATGAAGTTATATTCAAGCATAAGGAAGGTTCTCCTGCATTAAACAAATCAGATAAACAATGCTTTTTggaatatgaaaggtgaaggcaacgaaaaatgatcaatctcataactcttataagcaatacaaaacaaatagttgggcaaacacggacccctggatacaccaggggtgggatcaggcgcctaggaggggtaagcatcccctgtcgaccagtcacacccgccgtaagccctatatcctgatcagatctCTATtcccctataaggaatacaaaatagagagttgggcaaacacggaaccttgtatattccagaggtgggatcaggtgcttaagaggagtaagcatcctctgtcacCGATCGCCCTAGACCTTactcaggtaaacggagtaatccgtagttaaaatcagtgtgccaagaacggcctagtaatcggtatgaaacacggcagacagcatatgacccaatgtCTTTCGTTCTTTTCTAGAGTTATTTGTTCCTGTGGAATGCTTCTTTTGAGTTTCACTACCAGTGGTAcgtcctctctctctctctctctctctctctctctctctctctctctctcatttgttACATCCTCACTTGATCACCATGTAACTGCCCGCGTTTTGATGTTAACGTCATTATTTCATCTGTTTTATCTAGATATCCCCTGGTTGTTTCTACCCGGTCTTACACTGGTGGGTGTAAGTGGTCTAGCTTTACTCGTGACAGACATGCACGTAAATATTCTTTTTTCTCTGACTCCTTCATGAATATGATATGGGAATTGTGGACCCTTTCTTTCTCAGAAAGATGCTACTATGAGTGATAAAACTCAAAAGTGTATATTTGAACTGGATATAATCATAATCAATTTATTACACATAACTTGGTGTATGCAGTAGGATtatatttaccccccccccccccggctaAAAAAATCAGTCTGTGTGTGTATGCCTATTCACATCTAATCCAGGGGGCCTCTGGCACTCCAGGTGAGGATTATAAGGGTGTCTCTGCGGATACTTTACCCCcaaaatattaatgtattttgaaaatgaagacatatgtcagacagcatttgaccctatgatgggttgtattgacgaactagatcatcataacgatcatagaatttgcgaaatgctgacttcaatcgagactgttgaaacccctgtaccatcaacttgtttgtcagtagcttgcctcgatttaaaagctgactatacacagaacaagctcttacgtatataactatatatataaacaaatacataaatacccATACACAGAAATATATACAATCTCATACATAGGATTATCTCaagttgaaaataattgttATGAAACATGATCAATCAGATGTAATTAGTAGAATACAAAGTATTGAGCAATTCTAATGCGTCATATAATGTTCTGGAATACCCATGAATGTTTTAATACAAATGTAACATAAACGTATGGACCCTCTTGTAAGGTCATTCGTGAATGATTAACAATGCCATTGCAGGTTGTATCTTACATTCGGAAAGGGAAGGCTTTTTTTGTCACGGTTCTGAACGGAGCATTTGACTCGTCTGCTGTTGTTATGGTGATAGTTAAGGTAAATATAGACATCTTTATTTGCAAAGAACAATTTTCATGTTAATATTTACTCTGTATCTTCATGGATTATGCGATTTAAACTTAACGCATTGTTCTATTTGTCTTTCTCATTTTGGACGGGTTGATGTCATGCTAAATTACTTTTGCTTGAAAAATGTGAAGATATCAAATAGGGATCAATCTACAAATTTTGAGAGTAATGCAACCACAGATGCCCGGAAACACGGATGGATTTACATCGTAATTCTATTGCATGTGTATTTATCACTATCATTTTtagtcccatggggatccaggttataATAGATcattagtaccccttgcttgtcgtaagaggtgactaaatgggacggtcctttggatgagaccgtaaaacccgaggccccgtgtcacagcaggtgtggcgcgataaagatacctccccGCTCagaggtcgtaagcgccgagcataggccaaaacaACCCTCCGTTGCAAATGGAGACGTCTTcaaataagtgaaatattctcgagagggacgttaaagaaCATacactcaatcaatcaatcttaggTGTACCACGATCTGATGAATGAAGACGAGAATATTAGAGAATAAAATTAATGAAAGTTTTGTTACATAGCAAATAATTTCTTAACGTATTGCTATTATATCGAAATTAGAAGAAAATAAACGGGGCAAACTGTTGAAAACTTTAAAGCcttacaacaatattttgtcCATTAAACAAATTGGATCTTTGTTTTGCTACAGATATTTTATGAAAGAGGAATAAAGATTCAACACACGTTTTGGGGTATATTAGTAGTTCACCTTCTTGTTACATTATCCAACACTTTTCTTCACTGGAAGCAATCTCAAATGATTCCTGGAAAAACCTCCTCTGAGAAGACGGAATATGAAAAAGGCAACGAcgaatttgaaaatgaaacacaaacaaacGGAAAAGGTGATTTAAACTTTCgattttgatttcatttcatttgaaggATAATAAACTAAAaccagatttattttcaaaattttcttttgatgTACTTTTTAGATCCCACGTTTTGGCGATCAGCTTGTTCGCTTCGATTCTCCCTTTATCTGATTTGGATATTTGTGTTGACTTTGCGATGGTCCACGTACTTAGGTTCTGTGAACAGACAGTTTTCCATGGTACTAGAAAGTGATGAAATGGGTAAGAGTTGATCTTATAACGCATTAGTGTGTTCTCTTTCGTCGACCATTACTCAGGATATGATCCCATGCATGGCATATTTTGTCACTACATATGAAGTGGTATCAATCAAAtgcggattttaaacatttcgaagactgtttaataaatttgaaatcacaatatcccccccccccataaaccAACATCAAAAGTatgaattttcaacactttatacgATTATTCAACTAGAAAAAgatgttgttttttaaatgatatacataaaaagggtgtatcataaagttgagttgagAAGCAGAattggatgactctgtggtgtcttttatttcgagttcacagggatatatcaaatcgacatatcaatgaaaattgttgatagctaaaacgtcatcgatacatgtatatctgaatGTGATATCATctacgtagtctttggtgaccaAGTTTTCCAACAATCTTTTGGATATCCCATGGGCTCAAATGTTTTCAGTTTTACCTGACTTGTTTTTGTATTCGGATGAGGAAGACATTTCTCACCATGGCTTTCACCTTGACATTTAATTACATCGACGAAATTCTATCTCATaccaatatttattttgattcatatttcgattcgatatatcccagtaatCTTGAAAAAAAGACACCATATAGCCTTCcaaatttgtttcatatttggatatgtTGTTGTATGAACCATAGGTATTTTAAaacggcaaaccaacaactcaactttatgacaaatgggatgaatTCAGCTTTGCCACCGTCAACTATCGATATatgtgtaacaatattccattatcaactgcatatcTTTCATATCTCTCCATCTCCGTGGCGATCCGTGTTaaaataagtcctcagtaccccttgcttgttgtaagaggcgactaaatgaggcggtacATCGGATGaaaccgtaaaaaccgaggtcccgtgtcacagtaggtgtggtacgataaagatccctccctgctcaaaggccataagcgacGAACATAGACTTAAATTTAGCAGCcttttaccggcaatggtgacgtctccgtatgagtggaatattctcaagaatatacaataatatacaacaatatacaattaaccaatcaatcaatcatgtcgttcaactaattcgatatttTCTGCAGATGATAAATCTTAAAATCTAGGCATGCTAAACACAAATGAGATCCATTTACAGAGATATCAACAGTCCTTTAATGTCAGCATTTTTTAATTCGTATGGCCGTTataatgatgtaaaacttatacggtaccaattttgatgcaccagatgcgcatttcgacaaataatgtctcttcagtgatgctcaaccgaaatgtttgaaatccgaaataactatgaagttttagagctaaatataatataatataaatataatttgtaaatataaaccGTCAGTAGATCGAATGCTGTGTGATGTGTACTGTACCAATTGTCAAGCCGTTCATTACATACCGATTATTACTATGAGTTTCAGTGCTCACCATGAGATGCATATTTTTCCGAGGCACCTGAACCCAACTCTGGTGTCTGTAGAGTTCCATGTTTATGTAACTCTTTACTTTCGTAACCTTTCTCGGATTTATAATATTGTTCACTTTCATGAATATATGgataaatgaaaggcgaagataacgaactgaaatatatgtatttcatatacCAGGTAATAAACCCATATCAAAGTCATgcaatgaaaggtgacgataaggaacagtgatcaatatcataactcctataaaggtgaagataatgaacagtgatcaatctcataactcctacatgtataagcaatacaaaatacagagtttggtaaacacggaccccctggatatactagaggtgggatcaggtgctaaggagtaagaatcccctgtcgaccggtcacacccgccgtgagccctataatttaatcaggttaacggagtaatccgtagtcaaaatcagtgtgcatagaacgacctaacaatcggtatgaaacacgttagacagcgattgacccaatgataggttgtatttgcaaactagatcgttataacgaccatataatttgcgaaatgctgactttaaacgagactgttggaactcctgcaccatcaaattgtttgtcagtagcctacttcgatttaaaaactgaccatcagcagaacaagctcttgcattttgaatcagttgagaaatatttacaccatatgaaggtgataatgaaatattactacataaatatgaaaagttgacgatggaaaagctgaaatcatcccgtttgtcataaagttgagttgttagtttgccgttaatatctactttcaataaacgAGGCAAGTATGAAGAAgaggtggacgactctgtggtgtgtttttgtcgagttcactgggatatattgaatcgacatatgaaagacaatcattattgttaatagataatatgtCGTCGATtgatctaaatgtcgaattgaaggccacaggaagATACTTTTTCTTatcatgtagattttttttaatgaattctgtTTGATAGGAATacagaaacaggtcagctaacaaaggagcacaattcgtgcccatgggaattccaatagactgttggaagatctgatcaccaaaggccacgaagatattgtcaatgaggaactccagcatatttttttcatttcaacagcagagtacttgtgcgtggaatcagagtggcgtttaacaaagtaattgtttggatgactgatcattagataGGAATATCTGCGTTTTCCATTTTCGCTGAAGAAGCAGCTGTAATGTAATActattaaatataataatttcTTACTATCAACGGATCACCTCTACGTAACAATTTTCGAATATCATGATCCAGGAAATGATGAAACGAGTGATTTAGACTGGTGTTGTACATCATATTAACCACACTGTGTTGAGATCGATTAACCGGTTAACTGGATAAAGATGAATATTTTGTCGGATATACACACTTTCTTTTTACAATTATAGcttaaaatatttacaagcGTGCGACGGTAGACTTTGTGGCATATTCCATTACTTTAAATTAGATGCAGAAGATCACTGACACG
It encodes:
- the LOC125666674 gene encoding equilibrative nucleobase transporter 1-like isoform X7 codes for the protein MNVLLSIAESLLFGGIQFGWSSLVFVYKEIGLYGNLCPGNQTRYQSESCPKQEEYLNMFFSIATALLFITSIVVGFIHHRLGTTKCRLLFIVICSCGMLLLSFTTSDIPWLFLPGLTLVGVSGLALLVTDMHVVSYIRKGKAFFVTVLNGAFDSSAVVMVIVKIFYERGIKIQHTFWGILVVHLLVTLSNTFLHWKQSQMIPGKTSSEKTEYEKGNDEFENETQTNGKDPTFWRSACSLRFSLYLIWIFVLTLRWSTYLGSVNRQFSMVLESDEMVSEYTNVLSYSLFGGVLVSIIVGSLLECIKKRFEGRSDVYKKDVYPLVIALSTGCTLSLIISILGIFQSADTFYAEFVVIPFYRSLLFSTNMNYIVAMFHNTWISHILVISFALMGLAVLSQYFVFKWVVENNAFQQMNYMMLGLTMASFALPVMLLLTRRRDGSKNAPTVLP
- the LOC125666674 gene encoding equilibrative nucleobase transporter 1-like isoform X8, producing the protein MSRTACRFNSIRITEGHIKHIVQFKTTAMDINSGDDRKQNLENKMDHTQHSGHGVSQHNDTDFSAFTINKESHETQDGGHNSEIPQTVSKQSDVVEDSRSNVVIVYMNVLLSIAESLLFGGIQFGWSSLVFVYKEIGLYGNLCPGNQTRYQSESCPKQEEYLNMFFSIATALLFITSIVVGFIHHRLGTTKCRLLFIVICSCGMLLLSFTTSDIPWLFLPGLTLVGVSGLALLVTDMHVVSYIRKGKAFFVTVLNGAFDSSAVVMVIVKIFYERGIKIQHTFWGILVVHLLVTLSNTFLHWKQSQMIPGKTSSEKTEYEKGNDEFENETQTNGKDPTFWRSACSLRFSLYLIWIFVLTLRWSTYLGSVNRQFSMVLESDEMVSEYTNVLSYSLFGGVLVSIIVGSLLECIKKRFEENPTVLDILSMRGFNGLC
- the LOC125666674 gene encoding equilibrative nucleobase transporter 1-like isoform X2, with the translated sequence MSRTACRFNSIRITEGHIKHIVQFKTTAMDINSGDDRKQNLENKMDHTQHSGHGVSQHNDTDFSAFTINKESHETQGDVVEDSRSNVVIVYMNVLLSIAESLLFGGIQFGWSSLVFVYKEIGLYGNLCPGNQTRYQSESCPKQEEYLNMFFSIATALLFITSIVVGFIHHRLGTTKCRLLFIVICSCGMLLLSFTTSDIPWLFLPGLTLVGVSGLALLVTDMHVVSYIRKGKAFFVTVLNGAFDSSAVVMVIVKIFYERGIKIQHTFWGILVVHLLVTLSNTFLHWKQSQMIPGKTSSEKTEYEKGNDEFENETQTNGKDPTFWRSACSLRFSLYLIWIFVLTLRWSTYLGSVNRQFSMVLESDEMVSEYTNVLSYSLFGGVLVSIIVGSLLECIKKRFEGRSDVYKKDVYPLVIALSTGCTLSLIISILGIFQSADTFYAEFVVIPFYRSLLFSTNMNYIVAMFHNTWISHILVISFALMGLAVLSQYFVFKWVVENNAFQQMNYMMLGLTMASFALPVMLLLTRRRDGSKNAPTVLP
- the LOC125666674 gene encoding equilibrative nucleobase transporter 1-like isoform X3 yields the protein MDINSGDDRKQNLENKMDHTQHSGHGVSQHNDTDFSAFTINKESHETQDGGHNSEIPQTVSKQSDVVEDSRSNVVIVYMNVLLSIAESLLFGGIQFGWSSLVFVYKEIGLYGNLCPGNQTRYQSESCPKQEEYLNMFFSIATALLFITSIVVGFIHHRLGTTKCRLLFIVICSCGMLLLSFTTSDIPWLFLPGLTLVGVSGLALLVTDMHVVSYIRKGKAFFVTVLNGAFDSSAVVMVIVKIFYERGIKIQHTFWGILVVHLLVTLSNTFLHWKQSQMIPGKTSSEKTEYEKGNDEFENETQTNGKDPTFWRSACSLRFSLYLIWIFVLTLRWSTYLGSVNRQFSMVLESDEMVSEYTNVLSYSLFGGVLVSIIVGSLLECIKKRFEGRSDVYKKDVYPLVIALSTGCTLSLIISILGIFQSADTFYAEFVVIPFYRSLLFSTNMNYIVAMFHNTWISHILVISFALMGLAVLSQYFVFKWVVENNAFQQMNYMMLGLTMASFALPVMLLLTRRRDGSKNAPTVLP
- the LOC125666674 gene encoding equilibrative nucleobase transporter 1-like isoform X4 is translated as MDHTQHSGHGVSQHNDTDFSAFTINKESHETQDGGHNSEIPQTVSKQSDVVEDSRSNVVIVYMNVLLSIAESLLFGGIQFGWSSLVFVYKEIGLYGNLCPGNQTRYQSESCPKQEEYLNMFFSIATALLFITSIVVGFIHHRLGTTKCRLLFIVICSCGMLLLSFTTSDIPWLFLPGLTLVGVSGLALLVTDMHVVSYIRKGKAFFVTVLNGAFDSSAVVMVIVKIFYERGIKIQHTFWGILVVHLLVTLSNTFLHWKQSQMIPGKTSSEKTEYEKGNDEFENETQTNGKDPTFWRSACSLRFSLYLIWIFVLTLRWSTYLGSVNRQFSMVLESDEMVSEYTNVLSYSLFGGVLVSIIVGSLLECIKKRFEGRSDVYKKDVYPLVIALSTGCTLSLIISILGIFQSADTFYAEFVVIPFYRSLLFSTNMNYIVAMFHNTWISHILVISFALMGLAVLSQYFVFKWVVENNAFQQMNYMMLGLTMASFALPVMLLLTRRRDGSKNAPTVLP